In one window of Lytechinus pictus isolate F3 Inbred chromosome 19, Lp3.0, whole genome shotgun sequence DNA:
- the LOC129282579 gene encoding apolipoprotein D-like — MRMFAVFILFTLAAYSSAQVIGFGGCPDIAPVDGFNFTRYAGRWYEIARFYYASVDGVEGIRCQSVNYTLGDEYIYANNSGFANGRAFSFKIPIRRPTENVGKLYYENENGPAELSVAFVDYDRYVMLHGCTEYLWGFINVQINFILARQRRMSEEDFDDALRFLTSRGVNVRKFIESDQQNCPF, encoded by the exons ATGCGCATGTTCGCTGTCTTCATCCTCTTCACTTTAGCCGCGTACTCCTCCGCCCAGGTCATTGGTTTCGGCGGATGCCCCGACATCGCACCAGTCGACGGGTTCAATTTCACCCGCTATGCGGGGCGGTGGTACGAAATTGCTCGGTTCTACTATGCAAGTGTAGACGGGGTAGAGGGTATCCGATGTCAGTCGGTCAATTACACCTTGGGAGATGAGTATATTTACGCCAATAACTCCGGATTCGCTAATGGGAGAGCCTTCTCGTTCAAGATTCCGATTAGAAGGCCGACTGAAAACGTAGGAAAGCTAT ACTACGAAAATGAAAACGGGCCTGCGGAATTATCTGTGGCTTTCGTGGACTACGACAGATACGTCATGCTCCACGGATGCACCGAGTACCTCTGGGGCTTCATCAACGTCCAGATCAACTTTATTCTCGCCCGTCAACGCAGAATGTCCGAGGAGGACTTCGATGACGCTCTCCGATTTCTCACCTCAAGGGGTGTCAATGTACGGAAGTTTATAGAGTCTGATCAGCAAAATTGTCCGTTTTAG